The genomic segment ccagttgatgccctctttgcgggggtggggtgcatggggtgggcagggaGTGGCATGGGTCTGATCTTGAGGGGCCTAAATTGGTGTGGGCATGGTGATGTGGGGGGGTGTGTAGGTCCAGGGGGGGGTCCTGGAGGtcttggagggtgtctcgctggtctgggtgggtgtctattgatctgttgctcgttgtgaagtgttggggcttcgtttgagagcgatgtcctttagagtccgggcaaAGGTGGGGCACTGCGCCTTGTTAGAGCGTGGACCTGGGTCATAGAGGCTGTGTCCAAGTCCAGAGCAAGTGGAAGTGGTGGGCCAGAAGAAACATTTGTTTGAGGCACCAGTCAGGGAAATGCTGTGCGTGTTACCCGCTGTATTGTAGCATGGTGGAGTctttttcgtggtagcagggtggggAGATGACCACTTGCTGCGTTGGGGCGAAAGTAGAATGAAGCTTTTTCAACACTCCCTTCAGTGcatgtggccaccctttcctgctgtgcggCTCAGGCGTTTGTGCCTTGTGTATTTTATGTGGTAGGTTGAGCCTagttgtcctcagacagaaggtctaggggcgcgctgggtgtttgtgacaccagagtttagacacactgtgtttgggaaaaagttttttttcttctaatattTCCCAATTGCAGGTCCATAAGAAGGACAATCTGTGTCTTTTGTTTGTCCTCAGTGGGGTTgtgggttgtcaggagggctatcagcggtggctgacagggggtgctcagagggggaGAGCTTGCTGTCTTGGGGTTTTTCTGTTGTCGTGTTCTGTTGTGATGTCGTTTCTGATGGTccagggtctggtgtggactgttcaTGCTGTGGTGGGCCGAGACTTTTGTTCGGGTGCTGGAGGTGGGCTGTTCTTGCTGGCGGCTCATGTTGGGGATTGCCACCTCCCTAGCtggggttgttctctgtcacatgccatccccctcaacctctcctccagcagtctgatccttctcctccatgccccttctcccttcttcctcctgtAGTCTGGATTTTCCTGctcctccatccccttctccctctcctcctgtaggtctgatccttcctcctccatccccctctccctctcctcggtagttctgatcctctcctctagtgcgtCTTTCTTtcaaataaagccccttgaattgaattgaattgaattgagagagagagagagagagagagagagagagagagagagagagagagagagagagactagattccaCTATAGACATACTGGGTTGAGTTTGGGGGCTACTGTTAATGCATCATGTGAAAAAGGGATAGATGTTAGGGTAATTGTAAGTCAATATACAATTGAAAGtcaatatattatataatatattatatatatatatatatatataaaaatataaaaaagagcTCTATGTGAtgtgaaagcatatacagtgTTGAATTACTTCAAGAAGAGATAATGTTGATTAAGGTTATGCACATGATTATCCGTTGAAATGGAGCAGATGGGAAACTAAGTAAAAAATGACATGATTTGGGAACACCTCTCAGAACCTGGGGCCGAAAGGGGAAGACTGGGTGGAAGCATGAGGAAGCTTTTTAGGGATTTTATTTTTGTGGAGtccagcagaaaagtatcctggaggcatagagtcaggtgaagagagagtgggaattgtcatggtctCAGATTTCAGTTTTCATGAATATATTTATGCATAACACATAACATTGTCAATAAAAAACCCTTCTGGTTCTGATGCTTCAGGTTTCTTTGTGGGTACCGTGGACTGCTTGGTAAGGGCAGTTGATGTTATCTTAGTGGTAGCTACTGTAGTCTTCACAGCAGCTGCCACCATTGTTGTTGTCGTTGTTCTAGTTGTCACAGGTTCTTCCTGTTCAGGTGCAGGGGTGGGATCAATCTTAATGACCGTGATGCTACTCCCTTCGGTCACTGACCTCAACCAGTTATTtaacctcctctcccatcccatgCAACTTTACACACAGATAAATACACATTCTCACCTTCTATATGGCACGTGTCCATTGCTCTGAGGTTGACCCAGAAGCTGTGTGTCATCAGTCTGGCTGTTAACCCTGTGGGAGCAATAACAGGGCTATCATCAGGATTAAAACTCTTGATCCACCACAAACAACACTGTCCTCCATAGAGGCAGAGACTAACATGATCCATGGGATCAATTCTGAAGGGAGAAATTAGATTGTCATTCAATGGATAATGACGATCTATCAAAGGAGTCCTTATGTGGACAATTTACCTGACAACCTTGGGTACATTCAGTGTGGGGGAATCAGCATGTGTCTTCTGACAGGTTTCAGTGTCTGCTCTGTCATTGTCTGACGGCTTTCCATCCTCCATTCCTAGAACACCTTCCTCTCCTTGGTCGCTAAGGTTGAGATTATTACATTGATAAGGATTTAAGGATCTCGACTGGGAAGGATACAAATGTTCTCCATTTCCATAGTCTACATTACAGAGGACTGACAGGTGATTAGTCATGTGGTACAGTTTACCTGGCATCTCCATTCAGCAGAGGGTTGTCAGCGCCTGTCTCCTCATTGTCCATGGGCTGCCTGCTCTCCTGTCCTGGCTCACCTCCTTGGTCACTGAAAGTGAGATTATGATGAGCATGACTGAAAGGATTAGCAAGGCAAACtgatccaggacagagtagactATAAAGATGTAATAGAGGTATTCTAACTAACCTGGGAACAACCACAGCTTCAACAGTCTCACCGTCATCAGGCTTTCTGATGTCTCTGTGATAAAACATGTACCAAAGGTTCAGTCAGATACCCACAGGTACAAGTGGAATCATCTACGATACATTACACCACAGTCAAAAATACACCAGTTCCCCTTCTGGCTTGAATATGTTATGTCTTGCCTGGGCAGGGCTCTAAAGGCAGGGTCTTTGCTGAAAGTTGTTGCTTGCCAATAGACATTACTGGTATTTAGAAATGCCATGCGGATCTATTGAGTAATTCTTCCTTCACATTCTATATCagggctttccaaccctgttcctggagagctacccggTTCTCTCTCCaatcccagttgtaactaacctaatGCAGCTTATTAACCAGCTTTCAGGTATAGGCAACTTTGATGGGTGCCACAGAAATCTGAATTCATTATGTGGGACCACAGTGGCTCGTGGYTCTGCGTACCcacattcacactcacacatgcagtcagagccggccctaagCAACATTTTGCTATGGGGATTAGAGAAAAAAATTCAgatttaaagcaagtttgctgcaattctactcattttgccatagggtggagagaaatgtatgCATGTCAGGGataggcaactttgatgggggccACATCAAAATCAATGCCCACCCCCCCTGTCAGCAATTTGACGATGTTTAGGTTTAGGTAGCTGGTCAGAttcatttaccaatctaaaaattttTGTGATTGAGGTGATtttcaatgactgacatgacaagaggaaaactcctggtgcacaaccaaatttagaaATTAAACCTTGTGCTCTAGCAGTCAACAGTAAAACGGGGGTCCGCAGGCCGCCAGTTTCCCGTCCCTGagataattattagaatcaggtgtgctagattagggttggagtggaaacctacaggacagtagttctccagaaacagggttggagagccctgttctaTAGAGACAGAAACTAATATGACCCATAGCAACAGCTGAAGCCAAGAGAGACTATCATTCAGTGGTTGATTACAGATCAATAAAGTAATGTGGAAAGGTTTACCTGGCATCACGTCGCTCATTCTGCATCAGAGGAATGGAGTTTGGTTCTGGAATGCCCTGACCCGCTTCCACTTCTCTGTGGCCTTGGTTGCTAAAGATGAGATTATTACATTAATGAGAAATTAAGGATAATGTTTGATAAACAACAGTAACTTGAATGGCCGACAAGTCTATAGTTTGTAAGTGGCCTGCAAGTTCCAGGCTGTTCTCATGCTGTTTGTGACCTGCTAGGACCCCATTGGTCTGACTTTAAACCCTAGTAGTAAGACAGAGAGAACTAGTCTCATAACTAACATAAACCCTCTGCAACAATTCTAATTGACTTNGGACCCCATTGGTCTGACTTTAAACCCTAGTAGTAAGACAGAGAGAACTAGTCTCATAACTAACATAAACCCTCTGCAACAATTCTAATTGACTTCAAGACAAAAACAGTTATAAAGCTGTTATAAAAACAGTTATATAGGATACTCACCGCTGTTTGTCTCTCCAAGGTTtgtacacacaaaaaaacaccaagAGCAAACCAGCAATGACCAGCACGAGAGCAACAACACCAACTGAAAAACAAAATGTAGTCATCAGATGTTGACATATTCACACAAATGAAAAGGTTTTAAAATAGCCTTCTAACAGTAGTTGATCTTGGTagtattgttttgtttcatttgctCATACAGAGGAAGCGGTGGTGATAGATTTGCTTAAACACTCATCAATGATTTTCCAGATCAAATCAGTGTCACCACGGTTTGTATCAGGATTGTCTCCATCTATAATGGATGATTAGAGAGAATAAAGTAATTTCCATGACATAATCAATAAAAATACTGAACAACACAGAATAATGTGTTATGCAGTCTTTCCCTTAGTTTAATTTCCAGGCAGGCGTCCAgaatataaaacattaaaaaactaATTCTCAAGGCACTTGTCATTGGCATGTTACCATTCAATACGATTGCATTTAATGTTATCCTTCATGAAAATAAGTACCCCATCTGCCCTCTCCCCTG from the Salvelinus sp. IW2-2015 unplaced genomic scaffold, ASM291031v2 Un_scaffold3241, whole genome shotgun sequence genome contains:
- the LOC112075571 gene encoding uncharacterized protein isoform X2, whose amino-acid sequence is MGFDKNEVVTMNNSSITLYKCQNLKMNIIYINSTQKAGTESNGEEPSVKERCSHYIVTEMRNEVVTTVPLNSTIIPDXDNPDANRGDTSLTWKNVGVVALVLVIAGLLLVFFCVYKPWRDKQRNQGHREVEAGQGIPEPNSIPLMQNERRDARDIRKPDDGETVEAVVVPSDQGGEPGQESRQPMDNEETGADNPLLNGDASDQGEEGVLGMEDGKPSDNDRADTETCQKTHADSPTLNVPKVVRVNSQTDDTQLLGQPQSNGHVPYRRKNL
- the LOC112075571 gene encoding uncharacterized protein isoform X1 codes for the protein MGFDKNEVVTMNNSSITLYKCQNLKMNIIYINSTQQKAGTESNGEEPSVKERCSHYIVTEMRNEVVTTVPLNSTIIPDXDNPDANRGDTSLTWKNVGVVALVLVIAGLLLVFFCVYKPWRDKQRNQGHREVEAGQGIPEPNSIPLMQNERRDARDIRKPDDGETVEAVVVPSDQGGEPGQESRQPMDNEETGADNPLLNGDASDQGEEGVLGMEDGKPSDNDRADTETCQKTHADSPTLNVPKVVRVNSQTDDTQLLGQPQSNGHVPYRRKNL